A genome region from Bacteroides stercoris ATCC 43183 includes the following:
- a CDS encoding DUF1566 domain-containing protein codes for MKILFGLFVCLAATTGHAQKIASENGKVFIDSSAIPHVTTKKARTTTATSDLKGSNTADDIASVASNSLVYYKFEVGQASTDKLSWSDAILACANKTDTGGGWRLPTQRELQLIGVLSPELEQLGLFKAGEFWSATELRNQTGNVGTQAYRAKVETRAKGYDHVLSSTAKYTLSFYRCIRDLD; via the coding sequence GTGAAAATATTATTCGGATTATTTGTCTGCCTGGCGGCAACGACCGGTCATGCTCAGAAGATAGCGAGTGAAAATGGGAAAGTTTTTATAGACTCTTCGGCAATACCGCATGTGACAACTAAAAAAGCACGGACTACTACCGCTACATCCGATTTGAAAGGGTCGAACACAGCCGATGATATAGCGTCTGTGGCAAGTAATAGCTTGGTATATTATAAGTTTGAAGTCGGGCAGGCATCCACGGACAAGCTTTCGTGGAGCGATGCTATACTTGCATGCGCAAATAAGACGGATACAGGTGGCGGTTGGCGTCTTCCTACCCAAAGGGAGTTGCAGTTAATAGGTGTACTGTCTCCGGAGCTGGAACAGCTTGGACTTTTTAAAGCAGGTGAATTTTGGTCTGCTACAGAATTGAGGAATCAAACTGGAAATGTAGGAACTCAAGCATATCGTGCTAAAGTGGAAACGAGGGCAAAAGGTTATGACCATGTATTGAGTTCGACCGCGAAATATACTCTATCCTTTTATCGCTGTATCCGCGACCTCGACTGA
- a CDS encoding fimbrial protein yields MRKIAILYLLGALLVSGCVRDEFDTTRVVEGAAARISLKITLPVMGGGTDTRAVSADVEKRLDNLFVLVFDGGGKIVTRHRYTAQTGASLSSLLIDTRSGKGHTLCFVANVKDGMDSQLMALTSYNALKGLLVTATELNLGQSTDVPLIMTAIMENVNVQEGANSISNPVQLQFLAAKVTLTLVDNTPDTQEVTIIGWDVQDAPTRSYLFPDDSKDANPNPETAGADKDEYWLTTGVDYPFEEEDKQAGTATQTLYVFENRRGGRIARALPADPDEQYSNMGLNDKDSRGKAWYKPKRATAIVVTAMHKADLATRQIKAFIYLGQDNHSDYNIRRGHHYTFTVTVNGLNEIKIDSNVDFLVGDFLVDHGDNLTMDAHPDFRPMRIQAPKGTATMEILDSQGRTYDDPSGFDATWLKISPLNLMYHQVKQPGNIWQQDADPDSKFVRPKYIPHKSVRAKLASKGGWNAIPAGKDNDDEMTFADATHRMCYKITDIPFTEVTVTPQTLYVYADDFPVRDGTRNARVRFTYHKDGDAPDKLGVMIFDITQRGYISFYLDDSHPDAGLYILNEDGTPSNVKRKTVIERFQEYRIMMNPGIPSSVQWTGGVRWGFSRTRLYNKPDFFRNGKYMTANAVYNDVVRNGNEPTEFGKRTDSYREMYGNSNTDQGSNVNTKDPIPPYTGSNSGAPYYYPDPEEKEIYHPIYRTSAARYCHEKNRDLNGDGIIDDSETYWYLPSAHELIMWGIAGAMGDRNANLSSSESNNATAQIRSVYMTAYDEPVIAYHNKYSQAFVRCFRELEKTITK; encoded by the coding sequence ATGAGAAAGATAGCAATACTGTATCTGCTTGGAGCATTACTTGTTTCGGGTTGTGTACGCGATGAGTTCGATACCACGCGTGTGGTGGAAGGCGCAGCGGCGCGTATCAGTCTGAAGATAACATTGCCCGTTATGGGTGGTGGCACCGACACACGTGCAGTATCTGCCGATGTGGAAAAACGTCTGGACAACCTGTTCGTACTGGTATTCGACGGTGGGGGCAAAATAGTGACCAGACATAGATACACGGCACAAACCGGTGCTTCGCTTTCATCTTTGCTGATAGACACCCGTTCCGGTAAGGGCCATACGCTCTGCTTTGTAGCCAACGTCAAGGACGGTATGGACAGTCAGTTAATGGCGCTTACCTCTTACAATGCCCTCAAAGGACTTTTGGTGACGGCTACCGAATTAAATCTTGGTCAGAGTACCGATGTTCCACTCATAATGACGGCAATTATGGAGAATGTAAATGTGCAAGAGGGAGCAAACTCTATCAGCAACCCCGTACAGCTTCAATTCCTGGCGGCAAAAGTCACACTGACTCTTGTCGACAATACCCCCGACACTCAGGAAGTAACCATTATCGGTTGGGATGTGCAGGATGCTCCCACACGCAGCTACCTTTTCCCCGACGATAGTAAAGACGCCAATCCCAATCCGGAAACAGCAGGTGCCGATAAGGACGAATACTGGCTGACAACCGGAGTGGACTATCCTTTTGAGGAGGAAGACAAGCAGGCAGGAACTGCTACCCAAACGCTCTATGTCTTTGAAAACCGCCGTGGTGGGCGTATAGCCAGAGCACTGCCAGCCGATCCGGATGAACAATACAGTAATATGGGGCTAAATGATAAAGACTCCCGCGGCAAGGCGTGGTATAAACCCAAGCGTGCCACTGCCATTGTTGTTACAGCCATGCACAAGGCAGATTTGGCAACAAGACAGATAAAGGCATTTATCTATTTAGGTCAGGACAACCACAGCGATTACAATATTCGGCGTGGGCATCATTATACCTTTACTGTAACGGTGAACGGTCTCAATGAGATTAAGATAGATTCGAATGTAGATTTTCTTGTGGGCGATTTTTTGGTGGATCATGGTGATAATCTGACAATGGATGCCCATCCGGATTTCCGCCCTATGCGTATTCAGGCTCCCAAAGGAACGGCAACCATGGAAATCCTGGATTCGCAGGGCAGGACTTACGACGACCCGTCGGGATTTGACGCTACCTGGCTCAAAATCTCTCCATTGAATTTGATGTATCATCAAGTGAAGCAACCCGGCAATATATGGCAGCAGGACGCAGACCCCGACAGCAAATTTGTGCGTCCTAAGTATATTCCGCACAAGAGTGTCAGAGCTAAGCTGGCAAGTAAAGGCGGATGGAATGCCATCCCTGCTGGAAAGGATAACGATGATGAAATGACCTTTGCCGATGCCACCCACCGCATGTGTTACAAGATTACCGACATACCGTTTACCGAGGTTACGGTTACACCGCAAACCTTGTACGTCTATGCTGACGACTTCCCTGTAAGAGACGGAACCCGTAATGCACGGGTACGCTTCACATATCATAAAGACGGAGATGCTCCGGATAAGTTGGGAGTCATGATTTTTGATATTACTCAAAGGGGATATATCTCTTTTTATCTGGACGACAGCCATCCGGATGCCGGACTGTATATTTTAAATGAAGACGGGACGCCGAGCAATGTAAAGCGGAAAACAGTAATCGAGAGATTTCAAGAATATAGAATAATGATGAATCCGGGCATTCCATCCAGTGTACAGTGGACAGGCGGGGTGAGGTGGGGATTCTCCAGGACCCGTTTGTATAACAAGCCGGATTTTTTCCGTAATGGTAAATATATGACAGCAAACGCCGTTTATAATGATGTAGTCCGTAATGGTAATGAGCCGACGGAATTCGGGAAGAGGACAGACTCTTATCGCGAGATGTATGGTAATAGCAATACCGACCAAGGGTCGAATGTTAATACAAAAGATCCGATTCCACCCTATACGGGAAGCAATAGCGGAGCGCCTTACTATTATCCTGATCCGGAAGAAAAGGAGATTTATCATCCGATTTATAGAACCTCTGCTGCACGGTATTGTCACGAGAAGAATCGCGACCTGAATGGAGACGGTATCATTGATGATTCTGAAACCTATTGGTATCTGCCTTCAGCACATGAATTAATAATGTGGGGCATTGCCGGAGCAATGGGGGATAGGAATGCTAACCTCTCTTCTTCAGAGTCTAATAATGCTACTGCACAGATTCGTTCTGTTTATATGACTGCATACGATGAACCTGTTATAGCTTATCATAATAAATATAGTCAGGCTTTTGTTCGCTGTTTCAGAGAATTAGAGAAAACCATAACTAAATAG
- a CDS encoding FimB/Mfa2 family fimbrial subunit, whose product MQNNKFHYCLHILPILFFMAFVSASCIKDDLSDCPAPRTSGFSLQVKAFDADGGSLGSETIKDITLYIFDADKALLDTRNILLSEIVFLDYPGHDNLKLVAWGNGKQGAQSMPALKEGDHLETAFVSLIQTRTTLPVAGSPDDLFYGTIDITPDADASAKELPLRRKVSGVAITARYLREYVGSTEGEYHYIVRKTTDKLDFYGKPNGTEVNYRPQAAFNDNGEFVSSAFNIFPTEADIKIDIYHRDVLKTTVIADSNGNPLRVAEGRLLNVLVDFRGVVSVDVKVTDWGKLEIWKEF is encoded by the coding sequence ATGCAGAATAACAAATTCCATTATTGCCTGCACATACTGCCTATCTTGTTCTTTATGGCATTTGTGTCTGCAAGTTGCATCAAGGACGACCTTAGCGATTGTCCTGCTCCCCGCACTTCCGGATTTTCCTTGCAGGTAAAGGCTTTTGATGCCGACGGTGGAAGTCTCGGCAGTGAAACGATAAAAGACATCACACTCTATATATTCGATGCCGATAAGGCATTGCTCGATACCCGCAACATTCTCCTGTCGGAAATCGTATTCCTGGACTATCCCGGACACGACAACCTGAAGCTGGTGGCGTGGGGCAATGGCAAACAAGGCGCCCAGTCGATGCCCGCATTGAAAGAGGGCGACCACTTAGAGACGGCATTCGTGTCGCTCATCCAAACCCGGACAACCTTACCCGTGGCAGGCTCGCCCGACGACCTGTTCTACGGCACTATAGATATAACCCCCGATGCCGACGCTTCTGCCAAGGAACTCCCCCTGCGCCGCAAAGTCTCCGGGGTAGCCATTACGGCACGCTACCTCAGAGAGTACGTAGGCAGCACCGAAGGCGAGTACCACTACATCGTGCGCAAAACCACCGACAAGCTCGACTTCTACGGCAAGCCCAACGGCACGGAAGTAAACTACCGCCCCCAGGCGGCATTCAATGACAACGGCGAATTCGTATCCTCTGCTTTCAATATATTCCCCACCGAAGCGGACATCAAGATAGACATCTACCACCGCGACGTGCTGAAAACCACCGTAATTGCCGACAGTAACGGTAACCCCCTGCGTGTGGCGGAAGGCAGGCTGCTCAATGTGCTGGTAGACTTCCGGGGAGTTGTAAGCGTAGACGTCAAAGTCACCGACTGGGGCAAGCTGGAGATATGGAAAGAATTTTAA
- a CDS encoding fimbrial protein, producing the protein MKKINLLAVALAAFTMFSCSNEEIADLGSNAPGEKATLTIKVEGAGNNVAQSRAAGSAGTTTDVVINDYIVFIFRDGGALDCPAYYSSSNAAATITNGTTAAKTAYVIANTGVLANGPFANVTTEADLKAATGDLISGNAATQTKNNLWMSGTDDITFSGTDGSVTVQLGFVAAKIELIVKDNRTNLTGGTIEITDENVVLLYAGKSGKFFGTTADKAAQTAFYSGDVSYPDFQTGAATESAVLKDAVGAAFTANANGDVFNHFYTFGNDGTSKPTILAIQSKRTVGGADETIYYPIQFTVADAGNTIEPGNAYTVTLTLNGDVSAGGGGGTTNPEQPLVKSQITVTVTAATWLAKTVSKDFN; encoded by the coding sequence ATGAAGAAGATTAATTTATTAGCAGTGGCTCTTGCAGCCTTCACTATGTTTTCATGCTCCAACGAGGAGATTGCCGATTTGGGCAGCAATGCTCCGGGCGAAAAGGCTACTCTTACTATCAAGGTAGAGGGAGCAGGTAATAACGTTGCGCAGTCGAGAGCGGCAGGTAGCGCCGGTACTACAACCGATGTTGTAATTAACGACTACATCGTATTCATTTTCCGTGACGGCGGTGCTTTGGACTGTCCGGCGTATTACAGTTCTTCCAATGCGGCGGCTACGATAACCAACGGTACAACTGCTGCTAAGACGGCTTATGTAATAGCCAATACCGGTGTACTTGCCAACGGTCCTTTTGCTAATGTAACAACGGAAGCTGACCTTAAGGCTGCTACCGGTGATTTGATATCCGGTAACGCGGCTACCCAAACGAAAAATAACCTCTGGATGTCCGGTACAGATGATATCACTTTCTCCGGTACAGACGGTTCGGTCACTGTACAATTAGGTTTCGTTGCAGCCAAGATTGAACTTATCGTTAAGGACAACCGTACCAATCTCACCGGTGGCACTATTGAGATTACAGACGAAAACGTTGTATTGCTGTATGCAGGTAAAAGCGGAAAATTCTTTGGAACAACTGCTGACAAGGCAGCTCAAACTGCTTTCTATTCGGGCGATGTCTCTTATCCGGATTTTCAAACTGGTGCTGCCACGGAGTCCGCAGTTTTGAAAGATGCGGTAGGCGCAGCTTTCACAGCTAACGCTAATGGAGATGTATTCAATCACTTCTACACCTTTGGTAACGACGGTACGTCCAAACCGACAATTCTTGCCATTCAGTCTAAAAGAACGGTAGGTGGCGCTGATGAAACCATTTACTACCCGATTCAGTTCACCGTAGCCGATGCCGGAAACACTATCGAACCGGGTAATGCATACACGGTAACCCTTACCCTGAACGGTGATGTAAGTGCCGGTGGTGGCGGTGGTACTACCAATCCGGAGCAGCCGTTGGTTAAATCACAAATAACAGTTACTGTTACGGCAGCAACATGGCTTGCCAAGACCGTAAGCAAGGATTTTAATTAA
- a CDS encoding OmpA family protein, which yields MKYCVLLCGLLLMQAVGLSAKERARLQADDVNISRSGDSVHVSFRLKVERLAKDYILRVTPLLYGKDGQQAVLPPLEYGSRTAQIVEWREKRVEEKWKSASAYHKAGEAVAYTFVLPYGEWMNGASLRLDAKSKGCCSEEMLPPVLLAEDVALATPAELFVPVIPEAKLVTETVADKLAQENGFLAPWTGSIGSKEDIARYKDEATLIVYFPVGKWAIQPDYENNLSRLDHLLSVLNKIAESDNSRIAKILVVGSASPDGPLDLNNRIAGKRAQALADYITNRTLLSASFFEVSNHSVAWDFLRRLVADSEMPEKQQILDIIDTTPVWDAAKKVGRLSLLMRLNQGRPYNYMKRHFFPKLRNAGYIKVFFEAQPDPELVGLNTAIDLLNGKRYSEALHVLQGNTHPKADNLRGVCYMLTGDTEKARALFQKAAAAGVSEAESNLKQFQ from the coding sequence ATGAAATATTGTGTGCTATTATGTGGACTGCTGCTGATGCAGGCAGTCGGTTTATCGGCTAAGGAACGGGCACGGTTGCAGGCAGATGATGTGAACATCAGCCGCAGCGGCGACAGCGTGCACGTATCCTTCAGGCTGAAGGTAGAAAGATTGGCTAAGGATTACATTTTGAGAGTAACCCCGTTATTGTACGGGAAAGACGGGCAGCAGGCTGTGCTTCCGCCATTGGAGTACGGCAGCCGCACGGCACAGATTGTTGAGTGGAGAGAAAAAAGAGTGGAAGAAAAGTGGAAGTCTGCCTCTGCATACCACAAGGCGGGAGAAGCGGTTGCCTATACCTTCGTCCTTCCCTACGGGGAATGGATGAATGGCGCTTCCCTGCGTTTGGATGCAAAGAGCAAAGGGTGTTGCAGCGAAGAAATGCTGCCGCCCGTGCTCTTGGCAGAAGATGTGGCGCTTGCCACTCCTGCCGAGCTGTTTGTGCCGGTGATACCCGAGGCGAAACTCGTGACGGAAACGGTTGCCGACAAGCTGGCGCAGGAAAACGGTTTCCTCGCGCCGTGGACAGGTAGTATAGGCAGTAAAGAAGATATTGCCCGCTACAAGGATGAGGCCACGCTCATTGTCTATTTCCCGGTGGGCAAATGGGCTATACAGCCCGATTACGAAAACAATCTCAGCAGGTTGGATCATTTGTTGTCTGTTCTGAATAAGATTGCCGAATCGGACAATTCCCGCATAGCCAAGATACTCGTAGTAGGTTCGGCTTCGCCCGACGGTCCGTTAGACCTGAACAATCGCATTGCAGGTAAGCGTGCGCAGGCATTGGCGGATTACATTACGAACCGCACTTTACTTTCGGCTTCTTTCTTTGAAGTGAGCAATCACAGTGTGGCATGGGATTTCCTGCGCAGGTTGGTTGCAGACAGCGAAATGCCCGAGAAGCAGCAGATATTGGATATCATAGATACCACTCCTGTGTGGGATGCAGCTAAGAAGGTAGGCCGCCTGAGCCTGCTTATGAGGTTGAATCAGGGCAGGCCCTACAACTATATGAAACGGCATTTCTTCCCGAAACTTCGTAATGCGGGTTATATCAAAGTATTCTTTGAGGCACAGCCCGACCCCGAACTTGTAGGACTGAACACCGCTATCGACCTGCTCAACGGGAAACGCTACTCCGAAGCCTTGCATGTCCTTCAAGGAAATACGCATCCCAAGGCGGACAATCTTCGTGGAGTGTGCTATATGCTGACGGGCGACACCGAAAAAGCGCGTGCCTTGTTCCAAAAAGCTGCTGCCGCCGGTGTGTCCGAGGCGGAGAGCAATCTAAAGCAATTCCAATAA
- a CDS encoding DUF3575 domain-containing protein yields the protein MRKNFTIFMITLLVSLLSGTASAQRLAVKSNLLYDITSTINLGVEYEVAPRWTLEMSANYNPWSFSDNKKMKLWMLQPEARYWLCSGFSGHFFGAHLLGGEFNYGGMLPFGITPSSSGLGSKRYQGWMAGVGIGYGYNWVLGKRWNLEATLGVGYIHFGYDRFECKTCGDKLGSGSKNYLGPTKAGISLIYIIK from the coding sequence ATGCGAAAGAATTTTACGATTTTCATGATTACCCTACTTGTTTCGCTTCTATCCGGAACGGCTTCGGCGCAGCGTCTTGCAGTGAAAAGTAATTTGCTGTACGACATCACCTCTACCATTAATCTCGGAGTAGAGTATGAGGTAGCTCCCCGTTGGACGCTCGAAATGTCTGCCAACTACAACCCGTGGAGCTTCTCGGACAATAAGAAGATGAAGCTTTGGATGCTCCAGCCCGAAGCGCGCTATTGGCTGTGCAGCGGTTTCTCCGGTCACTTCTTCGGAGCACACCTGCTGGGCGGGGAGTTCAACTACGGCGGTATGCTTCCTTTCGGCATCACCCCTTCATCATCCGGGTTGGGCAGCAAGCGCTACCAGGGTTGGATGGCGGGAGTCGGAATAGGCTACGGATACAACTGGGTGCTGGGCAAGCGCTGGAATCTGGAAGCCACGTTAGGAGTGGGGTACATTCATTTCGGATACGACCGCTTCGAGTGCAAGACCTGCGGCGACAAGCTGGGCAGCGGCAGCAAGAACTACTTGGGTCCCACCAAGGCAGGCATCTCCCTTATCTATATAATAAAGTAA
- a CDS encoding AraC family transcriptional regulator: MKLNYIKEHTSCVNYKTEEDAGFALKEAASGEHFDNRQQKIKANHLIFILSGEVSITKDSKEETRVRAGEFIFIPLSSHYTGTVIQPGTYISLSFFHDAISLCDKHMLSSYLDEVQNTPLCFEPLSVRAPLDTFLHLLESYLQAGVNCKHLHELKERELFIIFRTAYTKSEIIQLLYPIMGIEIDFKAAVLKHKDRVRSKQELAELLGMSGSELHRKFTQEFGETVQSWLQKQKNKEILSRLNYDFISIKEVAYELGFTSAAGFNKYCKNNFGCSPSELRQEIKKSSKNKH; this comes from the coding sequence ATGAAGCTGAACTACATTAAAGAACACACCTCATGCGTGAACTACAAGACCGAGGAAGACGCCGGTTTCGCACTGAAAGAAGCTGCTTCGGGAGAACATTTCGACAACCGGCAACAAAAGATTAAGGCCAACCACCTGATATTTATTTTGTCAGGCGAAGTCAGCATCACCAAAGACAGCAAGGAAGAAACAAGAGTCCGTGCGGGCGAATTCATCTTCATTCCCCTTTCATCCCATTACACGGGCACGGTTATCCAGCCGGGCACATACATCAGTCTGTCATTCTTTCACGATGCAATCTCATTGTGCGACAAGCACATGCTTAGCAGCTATTTAGATGAAGTCCAGAACACACCCCTATGCTTCGAACCGCTTTCCGTGCGTGCCCCTTTGGACACGTTCCTGCATCTGCTGGAGTCCTATCTCCAGGCGGGCGTCAACTGCAAGCACCTGCACGAACTCAAAGAGCGCGAGTTGTTCATCATCTTCCGCACAGCCTACACAAAGAGCGAAATAATCCAACTCCTCTACCCTATAATGGGAATTGAGATAGACTTCAAGGCAGCCGTTCTCAAACACAAAGACCGGGTGCGCAGCAAACAAGAGCTGGCAGAATTGTTGGGCATGAGCGGTTCCGAGCTTCACCGCAAGTTCACGCAAGAGTTTGGAGAAACCGTTCAATCCTGGCTTCAGAAACAAAAAAACAAGGAAATACTATCCCGACTCAATTACGATTTCATCTCTATAAAAGAGGTGGCATACGAGTTGGGCTTCACCTCCGCAGCCGGTTTCAACAAGTATTGCAAGAACAATTTCGGCTGCTCACCCAGCGAATTAAGGCAGGAAATTAAAAAAAGCAGCAAAAATAAACACTGA
- a CDS encoding tyrosine-type recombinase/integrase → MNLQNKKKKLSIRVVIHPCKASAAGVYSLAIRVLYCRKKKEYSLGWRVHESNYRRDADRVVYSSEGILTRREVSLVNRLIRNEKEDLVRNYRLLERTDPGFTLERLMLKHRKEQYDQSVDKFILQYIDTLLEEGKQSTAASYTSGLYSLLRFCSLRKINFKDIDYVFVTDYIHYLRMRGISENSIHMYLSNFRAVYNKARKQGIRVCGENPFAGLNVRRQETVKRALSKEEIALIASADLRRYPQLEAARDLFMFSFYCRGMSFVDVIRLKHDGIVRDTIFYTRSKTGQRLQIGLLPAMKEIIEKYRTSGPYIFPYIHGQSPRDAYTQYRYSLGTVNRYLKRLGTLLNIGIPLTTYVARHSWATIAKNEGIPISLISEGLGHTSEKTTQIYLNSFAVDTLNKVNENVADAVSDCIKNAGEKFICLHNTDKT, encoded by the coding sequence ATGAACTTACAAAACAAGAAGAAAAAGTTGAGTATTCGTGTTGTCATACATCCTTGTAAAGCGAGCGCGGCGGGAGTTTACTCCCTTGCGATTCGCGTGCTGTACTGCCGTAAGAAGAAAGAATACTCTTTGGGGTGGCGGGTCCACGAGTCGAATTACCGGCGGGATGCCGACCGGGTGGTTTATTCGTCCGAGGGTATCCTCACCCGTAGGGAAGTGAGCCTCGTCAACCGTCTTATCAGGAACGAGAAAGAAGACCTTGTCAGGAACTACCGTCTGCTGGAGAGAACCGATCCCGGCTTTACGCTGGAGCGCCTCATGCTGAAACACCGGAAGGAGCAGTACGACCAGAGTGTGGATAAATTCATCCTGCAATACATCGATACCCTGCTCGAAGAGGGGAAGCAAAGCACTGCCGCTTCCTACACAAGCGGGCTGTACTCGCTGTTGCGTTTTTGCAGTTTGAGGAAAATCAACTTCAAAGACATCGATTATGTGTTCGTCACGGACTATATACACTACCTGCGCATGCGCGGCATTTCGGAGAACAGCATCCACATGTACCTCAGCAATTTCCGGGCGGTGTACAATAAGGCACGCAAGCAAGGCATCAGGGTATGTGGCGAAAATCCCTTTGCCGGGCTGAACGTGCGCAGGCAGGAAACGGTGAAACGGGCGTTGAGCAAGGAAGAGATAGCGCTCATCGCTTCGGCCGACCTGCGGCGGTATCCCCAGTTGGAAGCGGCGCGCGACCTGTTCATGTTCAGTTTCTACTGCCGGGGCATGTCCTTCGTCGATGTAATCCGCCTCAAGCACGATGGCATTGTGCGCGATACGATATTCTACACCCGCAGCAAAACCGGGCAACGGTTGCAGATAGGACTGCTGCCCGCCATGAAGGAGATTATTGAAAAATACAGGACATCCGGCCCGTACATTTTTCCTTATATCCACGGGCAGTCACCGCGAGATGCCTACACGCAATACCGCTACTCTTTGGGCACGGTCAACCGTTACCTCAAACGCTTGGGCACATTGCTCAACATAGGCATTCCGCTCACCACTTATGTGGCGCGGCACTCGTGGGCCACCATAGCCAAGAATGAAGGTATCCCGATATCCTTAATCAGTGAGGGACTGGGACATACGTCCGAAAAGACAACCCAAATCTACCTGAATTCCTTTGCGGTCGATACCCTGAACAAGGTCAATGAAAACGTGGCGGATGCCGTATCGGATTGTATTAAAAATGCAGGTGAAAAATTCATCTGTCTACATAACACAGATAAAACCTAA
- a CDS encoding DUF6575 domain-containing protein encodes MKTINGFSINFDFSKLIKVADLIYYDGPLLSHYVSNKGENYLFYWVDVDNEYNRWVVIRTDIFSIQQYLEKKSTLHSIITQPNDGFVYTVDIDDKIHYHNIKLVPIANLPEEYTPTENSYYAFEIEDNIDLAAISQKYSSGILEIHISGKDVKYGSIPLNKFAPIIPKIEDIRKSMSSKFIKRVKHSNTYLERNAKQNIDRELRLDTQYEYMYSLAGSIRIILKPINQQTSFSTTYSDDFAQDLIQLFKAGYDKKSILDFSGLYDKNILKKYNDFVSFLNEESLAVGIKWYNANSKTSYKQDISTHDTKKILANLSDFEFDNKEEIRLCGRFYSINIRTGNYAFESAEGDDFKSIGFLDETRRQMAYNIAFNKTYQVVIERKTIEPIGGKEKIKDILISFVEAESEKPITKNSLS; translated from the coding sequence ATGAAGACAATAAACGGTTTCAGTATCAATTTTGATTTCAGTAAACTTATTAAAGTTGCTGACTTGATTTACTATGATGGGCCTTTATTGTCTCATTACGTAAGCAACAAGGGAGAAAACTACTTATTCTACTGGGTGGATGTAGATAATGAATATAACAGGTGGGTCGTTATCAGAACCGATATTTTTTCAATACAACAGTATTTAGAAAAGAAAAGTACGCTACATTCCATAATAACACAACCTAATGACGGATTTGTATACACCGTAGATATTGATGATAAGATACATTATCATAACATTAAACTTGTGCCGATTGCCAACTTGCCAGAAGAATACACTCCAACGGAAAATTCTTACTATGCCTTTGAAATCGAAGACAATATTGATTTAGCTGCTATTTCCCAGAAATACTCTTCCGGAATATTAGAAATACATATCAGCGGGAAAGATGTGAAATACGGCAGCATCCCCTTGAACAAGTTTGCTCCGATAATACCCAAAATAGAGGATATCAGAAAGTCGATGTCGTCCAAGTTTATTAAAAGAGTAAAACACTCAAATACCTATTTAGAGAGAAATGCCAAGCAAAATATAGACAGAGAATTACGTTTAGATACACAATATGAATATATGTACTCGCTTGCCGGCTCTATCAGAATCATATTGAAACCGATTAATCAGCAAACATCTTTCAGTACGACATATTCTGATGATTTCGCACAAGATTTAATACAATTATTCAAAGCAGGATATGATAAGAAGAGCATCCTGGACTTTTCCGGATTATACGACAAAAATATTCTGAAAAAGTACAATGACTTTGTTTCTTTCTTAAACGAAGAAAGTCTGGCAGTAGGAATCAAATGGTACAATGCCAACTCTAAGACTTCATACAAACAGGATATCAGCACCCATGATACAAAAAAAATATTAGCTAACCTATCCGATTTTGAATTTGATAATAAGGAAGAAATCAGACTGTGCGGCAGATTCTATTCAATCAATATCAGAACAGGAAACTATGCCTTTGAATCGGCCGAAGGAGATGATTTTAAATCTATCGGTTTTTTGGATGAAACAAGGCGACAAATGGCTTATAATATTGCATTTAATAAAACGTATCAGGTCGTTATAGAAAGAAAGACAATAGAACCTATCGGGGG